In Paenibacillus sp. 1781tsa1, one DNA window encodes the following:
- the mscL gene encoding large conductance mechanosensitive channel protein MscL: MKGVLKEFKEFAVRGNVIDLAVGVIIGAAFGKIVTSLVNDIIMPPVGKLLGGIDFSQKIINLDRDMKTANGQEITTLAQANEAGATVIAYGQFINVMIDFLIVAFCIFMLVKGINYLKSKEHKKPEPQKTTKACKYCLSEIPAAATRCSHCTSELEAEGSGATA, translated from the coding sequence ATGAAAGGCGTACTTAAAGAATTCAAGGAATTTGCCGTCCGCGGCAACGTCATCGATCTGGCGGTCGGTGTCATTATTGGGGCAGCTTTTGGTAAAATCGTCACATCCCTTGTGAATGATATCATCATGCCTCCGGTTGGAAAACTGCTGGGTGGGATTGACTTCAGTCAGAAAATCATCAACCTGGATCGGGATATGAAAACAGCAAACGGACAGGAGATCACCACACTTGCTCAAGCCAACGAAGCTGGGGCTACCGTGATTGCTTATGGTCAGTTCATCAACGTCATGATTGATTTTCTTATCGTTGCGTTCTGTATCTTCATGCTTGTGAAGGGTATCAACTACCTCAAAAGCAAGGAACACAAAAAGCCCGAGCCGCAAAAAACGACCAAGGCTTGCAAGTATTGCCTATCTGAAATCCCAGCTGCGGCTACCCGCTGCTCACACTGTACTTCAGAGCTGGAAGCAGAAGGAAGCGGCGCAACAGCATAA
- a CDS encoding xanthine phosphoribosyltransferase, producing the protein MQLLKDKVRQEGIVLSEQVLKVDSFLNHQMDPVLMKEVGKEFIRRFEGENITRVLTIESSGIAPGIMTALELNVPLIFARKQKSLTLTEDILVEKVYSFTKQETNEITVAKKFMKPGDRVLIIDDFLANGEAAFGLARIVEQVGAEVVGIGIVIEKAFQPGGRLLKEAGYRVESLVRIGALSDGQVTFADEEGTN; encoded by the coding sequence ATGCAATTGTTAAAAGACAAGGTAAGACAGGAAGGTATTGTCCTGTCCGAGCAAGTACTCAAAGTGGATTCATTCCTGAACCACCAGATGGACCCGGTTCTGATGAAGGAAGTGGGCAAGGAATTCATTCGCCGCTTTGAAGGGGAAAATATCACACGTGTGCTAACGATTGAATCGTCAGGGATTGCGCCAGGCATCATGACTGCGTTGGAGCTGAACGTACCGCTTATTTTTGCACGGAAGCAGAAGTCGCTCACACTGACGGAAGATATTCTGGTGGAGAAGGTCTACTCCTTCACGAAGCAAGAAACGAATGAAATTACCGTTGCCAAGAAATTCATGAAGCCTGGGGATCGCGTATTGATCATTGACGATTTTCTGGCAAACGGTGAAGCAGCATTTGGTTTGGCTCGCATTGTGGAGCAGGTTGGAGCAGAAGTGGTTGGCATCGGTATTGTTATTGAGAAAGCATTTCAGCCGGGAGGTCGCTTGTTGAAAGAAGCAGGATACCGTGTGGAATCACTGGTTCGCATCGGGGCTTTGTCAGATGGACAGGTTACATTTGCGGACGAGGAGGGCACGAACTAA
- a CDS encoding nucleobase:cation symporter-2 family protein, whose translation MARERIFQRHRHPIKTFSLGLQHVLAMYAGAVVVPLIVSNALGFTQEQLTYLIAIDLLACGVATLLQVWGNKYFGVGLPVMLGCAFQAVSPMILIGMNSGVSAIYGAIIASGLFVLIFSGLFGKLIRLFPPVVTGSVVTIIGLTLIPVAFHDLGGGQGSEDFGSGVNLLLGFGVLVFIILMTRFTTGFIRSISVLIGLLVGTVAAGFMGEVNFAPIRDASWFHVVQPFYFGRPTFEIVPILTMILVAIVSVAESTGVFMALGKILDKDLSSKDLARGYRAEGLAIVLGGIFNSFPYTTYSQNVGLVQMTRVKTRDVIVVAGGILVVIGFVPKIAALAQLVPGAVLGGAMVALFGMVVSSGIRIIGSQVDLNRHENLFVIACSVGMGLGVTVVPELFAGAPDWAQIMLGNGIIAGSFTAIFMNLLFNGLGTQETAAKMAEKQADAILGETGKSA comes from the coding sequence ATGGCACGCGAACGTATTTTTCAGCGGCATCGGCACCCAATCAAAACGTTCTCACTCGGACTTCAACATGTGCTTGCCATGTATGCAGGGGCCGTTGTCGTTCCACTTATCGTTAGTAACGCATTAGGCTTTACACAGGAACAATTAACCTATCTCATTGCTATTGATTTGCTCGCATGTGGTGTGGCTACACTGCTTCAGGTATGGGGAAATAAATATTTCGGCGTAGGGCTGCCTGTCATGCTCGGTTGTGCATTTCAGGCCGTGTCTCCGATGATTCTCATCGGAATGAACAGTGGAGTATCTGCCATTTACGGAGCGATTATCGCTTCAGGGCTTTTCGTATTGATATTCTCTGGTCTCTTTGGGAAGCTGATTAGGCTTTTCCCGCCTGTCGTGACAGGTTCGGTTGTGACCATTATTGGTCTGACTCTGATCCCGGTTGCTTTCCATGACCTGGGTGGTGGTCAGGGGTCAGAAGATTTTGGCAGCGGAGTGAACTTGTTGCTCGGTTTCGGTGTGTTGGTCTTTATTATTTTAATGACTCGTTTTACAACCGGATTTATTCGCTCCATCTCGGTACTGATTGGTCTGCTCGTTGGTACGGTGGCGGCAGGATTTATGGGCGAGGTTAATTTTGCCCCTATTCGCGATGCAAGTTGGTTCCATGTTGTTCAGCCGTTTTACTTCGGTAGACCGACCTTTGAGATTGTACCTATTTTGACGATGATTCTGGTGGCGATTGTCAGCGTGGCAGAGTCTACAGGTGTATTTATGGCTCTGGGCAAAATCCTGGACAAAGATCTGTCTTCCAAGGATCTGGCGCGCGGTTATCGTGCAGAGGGCCTGGCCATTGTGTTAGGTGGTATTTTCAACTCGTTCCCATATACAACGTATTCGCAAAATGTAGGACTGGTACAGATGACACGTGTGAAGACACGTGATGTCATTGTTGTGGCTGGTGGAATTCTGGTGGTCATCGGATTTGTGCCGAAGATTGCTGCGCTCGCACAGCTCGTTCCAGGGGCAGTTCTTGGCGGAGCCATGGTGGCCTTGTTCGGCATGGTAGTATCATCCGGTATCCGAATTATCGGTAGTCAGGTCGATCTGAATCGTCATGAAAATCTGTTTGTCATTGCTTGTTCTGTTGGCATGGGGCTGGGGGTTACCGTTGTGCCTGAGTTGTTTGCTGGCGCACCGGACTGGGCTCAGATTATGCTCGGTAATGGTATCATTGCAGGCAGCTTTACGGCGATCTTCATGAATCTGCTGTTCAACGGTCTGGGTACCCAGGAAACAGCCGCCAAGATGGCTGAGAAACAGGCAGATGCCATCCTTGGAGAAACAGGCAAGTCGGCTTAA
- a CDS encoding DUF4870 domain-containing protein → MSPMKSSSGLDENIAGMLCYLFTFVGGIVFLAVEKRSRFVLFHALQSVTVFGIIMVGHVLSAFLPLFGPLVASLLSLLGVVVWLIMVVTSLQGKWLKLPWVGDFAEKQMRHL, encoded by the coding sequence ATGTCACCCATGAAATCGTCTAGCGGTCTGGATGAAAATATTGCCGGTATGCTCTGTTATCTATTTACCTTTGTAGGCGGGATTGTATTTCTCGCTGTAGAGAAGCGTAGCCGATTTGTTCTTTTTCACGCTCTGCAATCCGTGACCGTCTTTGGCATCATTATGGTCGGACATGTACTATCCGCTTTTCTTCCGTTGTTTGGGCCACTGGTGGCATCACTTTTATCCCTGCTCGGTGTGGTGGTTTGGCTCATCATGGTGGTCACCAGCCTGCAGGGGAAATGGCTAAAGCTGCCGTGGGTTGGCGATTTTGCAGAGAAACAAATGCGTCATCTGTAA
- a CDS encoding transposase: MERKEQDMLPLSHEKVEVDGVYINEAGREEHLHRGQHFPADPVLGKSEWKLTEYAFDNHHEGRTDERLVPKENDTDKMGKITNPRRQIEGGR; the protein is encoded by the coding sequence ATGGAACGCAAAGAACAGGATATGCTGCCCCTTTCACATGAAAAGGTGGAAGTCGACGGAGTATATATCAACGAAGCCGGACGTGAGGAACATCTGCATCGTGGGCAACACTTCCCGGCAGACCCCGTTCTCGGCAAGTCAGAATGGAAACTGACGGAGTATGCTTTTGATAATCACCACGAAGGGCGTACCGATGAACGTTTGGTTCCCAAAGAAAACGATACTGATAAAATGGGCAAGATCACAAACCCTCGCAGACAGATCGAGGGCGGAAGATAA
- the map gene encoding type I methionyl aminopeptidase, producing the protein MHVDPILKTKEEIGYMREAGRILRSCHQHIEQWMIPGITTAEINERVEEFLAAHGATPEQKGYKGYPYATCASVNEVVCHGFPGEEELSSGDVVTIDMVVNKDGWLADSAWTYGIGEPSRSIRKLMRRTEKALERAIAQAVPGNTLGDIGNAIERTARLHRYGIVKPLIGHGIGQYIHEPPNVLPYGKRRTGTMLTEGMVITIEPIFTKGSSGAVVWDEDGWTVRTVDGSWGVQYEHTVAITGDGPLILTNGT; encoded by the coding sequence ATGCATGTGGACCCTATTTTGAAAACCAAAGAAGAGATTGGCTACATGCGGGAAGCTGGACGAATTTTGCGAAGTTGTCACCAGCATATTGAGCAGTGGATGATACCTGGTATCACGACAGCGGAGATTAACGAGCGGGTGGAAGAGTTTCTGGCAGCACATGGGGCCACACCGGAACAAAAAGGATATAAAGGATATCCGTACGCGACGTGTGCCTCTGTCAATGAAGTGGTCTGCCACGGATTTCCGGGAGAAGAAGAGCTGTCGAGCGGGGATGTAGTGACCATCGATATGGTGGTGAACAAAGACGGCTGGCTTGCTGACTCGGCCTGGACATATGGCATTGGTGAACCAAGCAGATCCATTCGCAAGCTGATGAGGCGCACGGAGAAGGCCCTTGAGCGGGCGATTGCCCAGGCAGTTCCGGGGAATACGCTCGGAGATATTGGAAATGCCATTGAACGAACAGCCAGACTGCATCGGTACGGAATTGTGAAGCCCCTCATCGGCCATGGAATCGGTCAATATATTCATGAGCCGCCAAATGTGTTGCCGTATGGCAAGCGCAGAACGGGCACGATGCTCACCGAGGGTATGGTCATTACCATTGAACCCATCTTTACGAAAGGCAGTTCCGGGGCCGTTGTGTGGGATGAAGATGGATGGACAGTAAGGACGGTAGATGGCAGCTGGGGAGTACAGTATGAGCATACGGTTGCAATTACTGGGGATGGTCCCTTGATTCTGACCAATGGTACATGA
- the coxB gene encoding cytochrome c oxidase subunit II — protein MMKQWQVAKRILPLLAVFSLLLSACGREDLSVMKPQGPVAQGQYDLMKLSITIMIVVLIIVFAIAAYVLIRFRRRAGQTDMPEQVEGNFKLEVIWTAIPLLLVIVLAVPTVQTIFAQGEDLSNDKNALKVQVTSHQYWWEFTYPQYDVTTAQDLIIPTGTKIAFELKTADVLHSFWVPSLAGKMDTNPDGTLNKFSFSAPNEGVYRGKCAELCGRSHAFMEFKVKAVSQESFDRWVNQMKAPAVLPEDTQLAEKFKTNCLSCHAVGDQGGPVAPNLTGIGGKESVAGILLNSREGQEEGSPVLDNMKEWLHDPQSVKPGNTMPNPKDLGLTDEEIDGIAEYLANYKLDYE, from the coding sequence ATGATGAAACAGTGGCAGGTTGCAAAGCGAATTCTCCCCTTGCTGGCGGTGTTCTCTTTGCTGCTATCCGCATGCGGGCGGGAAGACTTGTCGGTAATGAAACCTCAGGGTCCTGTGGCGCAAGGCCAATATGATCTGATGAAGTTATCCATCACGATTATGATCGTGGTGCTCATCATTGTATTTGCTATAGCGGCCTATGTTCTGATCCGGTTTCGTAGACGAGCCGGGCAGACCGACATGCCTGAACAGGTTGAAGGTAATTTCAAGCTGGAAGTAATATGGACAGCCATTCCGTTATTGCTGGTTATTGTGCTGGCAGTACCGACAGTCCAAACGATTTTTGCCCAAGGCGAAGATCTGTCCAATGACAAAAATGCACTTAAGGTCCAAGTCACCTCGCATCAGTACTGGTGGGAATTCACTTATCCTCAATATGACGTAACCACCGCTCAAGATCTCATCATCCCGACCGGAACAAAAATCGCATTCGAACTAAAAACCGCTGACGTGCTTCACTCCTTCTGGGTGCCGTCACTTGCGGGCAAAATGGACACAAACCCGGATGGAACACTTAACAAGTTCAGTTTCTCTGCACCAAATGAAGGCGTTTACCGCGGTAAATGTGCCGAGTTATGTGGCAGATCGCATGCTTTCATGGAGTTTAAGGTAAAAGCAGTGAGTCAGGAATCCTTTGACAGATGGGTGAATCAGATGAAAGCACCTGCAGTCCTTCCTGAAGATACTCAATTAGCCGAGAAATTCAAAACAAACTGCCTTTCTTGCCACGCTGTTGGCGATCAAGGTGGACCAGTAGCGCCTAACTTGACGGGAATCGGCGGCAAGGAATCTGTCGCAGGCATTTTGCTGAATTCTCGTGAGGGACAGGAAGAAGGTAGTCCGGTACTGGATAACATGAAAGAATGGCTCCATGATCCACAATCCGTGAAGCCGGGCAATACCATGCCGAATCCCAAAGATCTTGGGTTGACGGATGAAGAAATCGACGGAATTGCCGAATATCTGGCCAACTACAAATTGGACTATGAATAG